In the genome of Mucisphaera calidilacus, one region contains:
- a CDS encoding 6-pyruvoyl trahydropterin synthase family protein produces MTDGEGGKPVYSITVTDAFAASHALRLANGEVEPLHGHNWEVAVTVATVDLDRMQAVMDFHDLQAVLGEILRPWRNAHLNECVPFKDSGVNPTAERVVWHIGTCLAEALPEGVAVESVSTTEAPGCTATYRPAASFS; encoded by the coding sequence ATGACTGATGGCGAGGGCGGCAAGCCTGTGTACAGCATCACGGTGACGGACGCGTTTGCGGCGTCGCATGCTCTGCGGTTGGCGAATGGCGAGGTGGAGCCGCTTCACGGCCACAACTGGGAGGTCGCGGTGACGGTGGCGACGGTGGATCTGGACCGGATGCAGGCGGTGATGGATTTTCACGACCTGCAGGCGGTGCTGGGTGAGATTCTGAGGCCGTGGCGGAACGCTCATTTGAATGAGTGCGTGCCGTTTAAGGATTCGGGCGTGAATCCGACGGCGGAGCGGGTGGTGTGGCACATCGGGACGTGTCTGGCGGAGGCGTTGCCTGAGGGTGTTGCGGTGGAATCGGTTTCGACGACGGAGGCACCGGGCTGTACGGCGACGTATCGGCCTGCGGCGTCATTCAGCTAG
- a CDS encoding S41 family peptidase has product MRLTCFRSWLMVLMVTGLMATVVAAAPPRVVSTSPEHGDKNVDPATPTITITFDQPMSQGGYSIVGGGPTFPEIGRARWVNNRTFALQVRLEPDHDYRLSINSSTYQSFRSQAGEPAVVYPLVFRTTSAGGAASEPARVTYTRGQQAEAIERMREAMRFHYAHFERFEIDWDRRIEAMAPSLVRQESPRRFASIANSFLRRAKDKHLVFRLDDGEVIPTYENPITPNIDTAWIRSSSYRFEQPLPHLTFAMFQGDVPYARIDSFSASDPYAFEPLFSFIGKNVDAEAIILDLRLNGGGSERVAQHLAGCFFDEPAVYATHVFRDNGLPGGFTDPMERVVEPNFGRPRFKGHVAVLTGPVVMSSAEAFVLMMRQAPRATIFGLTTHGSSGNPRAYPLGNGLTLYVPSWKSMTPEGEAFEGVGLEPEVEVKWERPGLLTPDPVIEAALNHFRKLR; this is encoded by the coding sequence ATGCGTCTGACTTGTTTCCGTTCGTGGTTGATGGTCTTGATGGTAACGGGCCTGATGGCGACGGTGGTGGCGGCTGCGCCGCCCCGGGTTGTGTCGACCTCGCCCGAGCACGGGGATAAGAATGTGGATCCGGCGACGCCGACGATCACGATCACGTTTGATCAGCCGATGTCGCAGGGCGGGTATTCGATTGTGGGTGGGGGGCCGACGTTCCCGGAGATCGGTCGTGCGCGGTGGGTGAACAACCGGACGTTCGCGTTGCAGGTTCGGCTGGAGCCTGATCACGACTACCGGTTGTCGATCAACAGTTCGACGTATCAGAGCTTCCGTAGCCAAGCCGGGGAGCCGGCGGTGGTGTATCCGCTGGTGTTCCGGACGACGTCAGCGGGTGGAGCGGCGTCGGAGCCTGCGCGGGTGACGTACACACGAGGTCAGCAGGCGGAGGCGATTGAGCGGATGCGTGAGGCGATGCGTTTTCACTACGCGCATTTCGAGCGTTTTGAGATTGACTGGGACCGGCGGATCGAGGCGATGGCGCCGTCGCTGGTGCGTCAGGAGTCGCCTCGGCGCTTCGCGAGCATTGCGAACAGTTTCCTGAGGCGTGCGAAGGACAAGCACCTTGTTTTCCGGCTGGATGATGGCGAGGTGATCCCGACGTATGAGAACCCGATCACGCCGAACATTGACACGGCGTGGATCCGGAGTTCGTCGTACCGGTTTGAGCAGCCGTTGCCGCACCTGACGTTCGCGATGTTTCAGGGCGACGTGCCTTATGCGCGGATCGACAGTTTTTCGGCGAGCGACCCGTATGCGTTCGAGCCGCTGTTCTCGTTCATTGGGAAGAATGTGGACGCGGAGGCGATCATTCTGGATCTCCGGCTGAACGGCGGGGGTTCGGAGCGTGTGGCTCAGCATCTGGCGGGGTGTTTTTTCGATGAGCCCGCGGTTTATGCGACGCATGTGTTTCGTGACAATGGTCTGCCGGGCGGCTTCACGGATCCGATGGAGCGTGTGGTGGAGCCGAATTTTGGTCGTCCGCGTTTCAAGGGTCACGTGGCGGTGCTGACGGGTCCGGTGGTGATGTCGTCGGCCGAGGCCTTTGTGCTGATGATGCGTCAGGCGCCGCGTGCGACGATTTTCGGTTTGACGACGCATGGGTCTTCGGGGAATCCGCGTGCGTACCCGCTGGGCAACGGGTTGACGCTTTATGTTCCGTCGTGGAAGTCGATGACGCCTGAGGGGGAGGCGTTTGAGGGTGTGGGGTTGGAGCCTGAGGTCGAGGTGAAGTGGGAGCGGCCGGGGTTGTTGACGCCTGATCCTGTGATCGAGGCGGCGTTGAATCACTTTCGGAAGCTGCGGTGA
- a CDS encoding tetratricopeptide repeat protein, with the protein MRSKTLLAACLALGCADASAQIRSGQSGRALDANMRAGSGGINQVEGQVDYAARNNIVTGNVTDFSQFRGSINYSAAGEFSDSLGSNSLFQFQANSYGSSLGSVNTSLVPARAQGYTTGVAQPYSPPTGSALRQGGTAYSLVPEGANYRVYGTTNSPGAGIRLEQAAMSADAAALARFRGTNGEQLAIQASPLTGVRRVNEGARQRIFKDEEQAQQQNTPTQFLENNNVPVGTDAGAALLQPNNTPRIGRSSILVGSSLAGSARSARTSNNRPLNEVIAELESSILSQKAVTQFEPGQDVYADIVRRLATPATPDNANLTQGNQLKEPLTPTLPDELKRAIDEPGTNRVEAAENAFNVSRGLLDDTLFGEMPEQPEQAKPEPELDEAELDALESFVNKIAVPTKRFETLASEREDRFNNLMKQGEQQLANGEFFVAERTYRRALDQNPGHPMARVGLIHAQMAAGMVRSAAANLRGLFNDHPELLTVRYGPEVLPPAKRINWIQAELQRSIAAGGDQSRAGLLLGYLGYQLESRQLVRYGLAVSGAAEPNDDLIPLLQRLWLPQRDTTDAPTMGVE; encoded by the coding sequence ATGCGATCCAAGACCCTGCTCGCCGCCTGCCTCGCACTCGGCTGCGCCGACGCCTCCGCCCAAATCCGATCCGGACAGTCCGGACGGGCCCTCGACGCCAACATGCGCGCCGGCTCAGGCGGCATCAACCAGGTCGAGGGACAGGTCGACTACGCCGCACGCAACAACATCGTCACCGGTAACGTCACCGACTTCAGCCAGTTCCGCGGATCCATCAACTACTCCGCCGCCGGCGAGTTCTCCGACTCCCTCGGCAGCAACAGCCTCTTCCAGTTCCAGGCCAACAGCTACGGCTCCTCACTCGGCAGCGTCAACACCTCGCTCGTGCCCGCCCGCGCTCAGGGATACACCACAGGCGTCGCACAACCCTATTCACCACCCACCGGCTCCGCACTCCGGCAGGGCGGGACCGCCTACTCCCTCGTCCCCGAGGGCGCCAACTACCGCGTCTACGGAACCACCAACAGCCCCGGCGCCGGCATCCGACTCGAACAGGCCGCCATGAGCGCCGACGCCGCCGCACTCGCACGATTCCGCGGAACCAATGGCGAACAACTCGCCATTCAGGCCTCGCCCCTCACAGGCGTCCGACGCGTCAACGAGGGCGCACGCCAACGCATCTTCAAGGACGAAGAACAAGCCCAGCAGCAGAACACCCCGACACAGTTCCTGGAGAACAACAACGTCCCCGTCGGAACCGACGCCGGAGCAGCACTGCTCCAGCCCAACAACACACCACGCATCGGCCGATCCTCCATCCTCGTCGGCAGCAGCCTCGCCGGGTCCGCCCGCTCTGCACGAACCAGCAACAACCGACCTCTCAACGAGGTCATCGCCGAACTCGAATCCTCCATCCTCAGCCAGAAAGCCGTCACCCAGTTCGAACCCGGGCAGGACGTCTACGCCGACATCGTCCGCAGACTCGCCACACCCGCCACCCCCGACAACGCCAACCTCACCCAGGGCAACCAGCTCAAAGAGCCCCTCACCCCCACCCTCCCCGACGAACTCAAACGCGCCATCGACGAACCGGGCACCAACCGCGTCGAGGCCGCCGAGAACGCTTTCAACGTCTCACGCGGACTCCTCGACGACACGCTTTTTGGCGAGATGCCCGAACAACCCGAACAGGCCAAACCCGAACCCGAACTCGACGAGGCCGAACTCGACGCCCTCGAGAGCTTCGTCAACAAGATCGCCGTCCCCACCAAACGCTTCGAGACGCTCGCCAGCGAACGCGAAGACCGCTTCAACAACCTCATGAAACAAGGCGAGCAACAGCTTGCCAACGGCGAGTTCTTCGTCGCCGAACGAACCTACCGCCGAGCACTCGACCAGAACCCCGGACACCCCATGGCACGCGTCGGTCTCATCCACGCTCAGATGGCCGCCGGCATGGTCCGCTCCGCCGCCGCCAACCTCCGCGGTCTCTTCAACGACCACCCCGAACTCCTCACCGTCCGCTACGGGCCCGAGGTCCTGCCACCCGCCAAACGCATCAACTGGATCCAGGCCGAGCTCCAACGATCCATCGCCGCGGGTGGCGACCAGAGCCGAGCCGGGCTGCTCCTGGGCTATCTCGGCTACCAGCTCGAGTCACGACAACTCGTCCGCTACGGCCTCGCCGTCTCCGGCGCCGCCGAACCGAACGACGACCTGATCCCGCTCCTTCAGCGGCTCTGGCTGCCCCAACGCGACACGACCGACGCACCCACCATGGGGGTCGAGTGA
- a CDS encoding C45 family autoproteolytic acyltransferase/hydolase yields the protein MSRIQWLGINGTPYKAGLAHGQAYASEIAAITRERMELLHDPYWTQGGATPDVIRDLGEQCLEAQNAYDPDMTQELKGIADGAGIDTVEALIMNGFTDFVDVVFAARGNEPVGEEGGGCTAALVSTTRSEHNQPYFAQTWDMHPTATPHVRMVSIERDNEPSVITFTLAGCVGMIGMNDAGVCVGINNFLVEDGRPGVTWVFVVRAMLRQTTAEAAHAELERADLCGAHNYLLLGPSESGGWTGWNIEATPTRKAATHLEDILLHTNHCLADNTHAVQRAKHPTALACSQTRLADADELINTMPAINAAALRNLLATRRDDGMGICHDAMEGYKVETSGAVVMDPAERQLWACWGRPDTAPWEHFAFNEHGVRRTD from the coding sequence ATGTCCAGAATCCAGTGGCTCGGCATCAACGGAACCCCCTATAAGGCAGGCCTCGCCCACGGACAAGCCTACGCCTCCGAAATCGCCGCCATCACCCGCGAACGCATGGAACTCCTCCACGACCCCTACTGGACCCAGGGCGGCGCCACACCCGACGTCATCCGAGACCTCGGCGAACAGTGCCTCGAAGCACAAAACGCCTACGACCCCGACATGACCCAGGAACTCAAGGGCATCGCCGACGGCGCCGGCATCGACACCGTCGAAGCCCTCATCATGAACGGCTTCACCGACTTCGTCGACGTCGTCTTCGCCGCGCGAGGCAACGAGCCCGTCGGCGAAGAGGGCGGCGGATGCACAGCAGCACTCGTCAGCACCACACGCTCAGAACACAACCAGCCCTACTTCGCACAGACCTGGGACATGCACCCCACCGCAACACCCCACGTACGCATGGTCTCCATCGAACGCGACAACGAGCCCAGCGTCATCACCTTCACCCTCGCCGGATGCGTCGGCATGATCGGCATGAACGACGCGGGCGTCTGCGTCGGCATCAACAACTTCCTCGTCGAAGACGGACGCCCAGGCGTCACCTGGGTCTTCGTCGTCCGCGCCATGCTCCGACAAACCACCGCCGAGGCCGCACACGCCGAACTCGAACGCGCCGACCTCTGCGGAGCCCACAACTACCTGCTCCTCGGCCCCAGCGAATCAGGCGGATGGACCGGCTGGAACATCGAGGCCACACCCACACGCAAAGCCGCCACCCACCTCGAAGACATCCTCCTCCACACCAACCACTGCCTCGCCGACAACACCCACGCCGTCCAACGCGCCAAACACCCCACCGCACTCGCCTGCTCGCAGACACGACTCGCCGACGCAGACGAACTCATCAACACCATGCCCGCCATCAACGCCGCCGCCCTCCGAAACCTCCTCGCCACACGACGCGACGACGGCATGGGCATCTGCCACGACGCCATGGAAGGCTACAAGGTCGAAACCTCCGGTGCCGTCGTCATGGACCCCGCCGAACGTCAACTCTGGGCCTGCTGGGGACGACCCGACACCGCGCCCTGGGAACACTTCGCCTTCAACGAACACGGCGTCCGACGCACCGACTGA
- a CDS encoding acylphosphatase codes for MERRRVLYAGRVQGVGFRYTAERLAGAYPISGYVKNLADGRVELEAQGMGSDLDAFVDRLGLEMGGKIASATRSDLPVREGESGFEIRY; via the coding sequence ATGGAGCGTCGGCGGGTGTTGTACGCGGGTCGCGTTCAGGGGGTTGGTTTTCGTTACACGGCGGAGCGGCTGGCAGGGGCTTATCCGATCAGCGGGTATGTGAAGAATCTTGCGGACGGGCGTGTTGAGCTGGAGGCTCAGGGCATGGGTTCGGATCTCGACGCGTTTGTGGATCGTCTGGGTCTGGAGATGGGCGGGAAGATCGCGTCGGCGACGCGGAGCGACCTGCCGGTGCGTGAGGGTGAGTCGGGTTTCGAGATTCGGTATTAG
- a CDS encoding GNAT family N-acetyltransferase, translating into MPPNGLQLLNLQPEHFEALQQLQIDCYPTLDPRELMRIEHFEAQLTRFPQGQFVAILPDQPGLRNAPLTTQGRLVGQASGFFIDFDFNNPGHTFLQIVDNNRFGNHDPQGSYYYDADVSTHPDARGRGIGTALYNARKTLVRQHHKKGIVGGGLIPGYARHKHTLSPHDYVRSVIDGQRTDPTLSFHLRNGFRVRGLLRDYLIDDASDNWATLIEWTNDPKT; encoded by the coding sequence GTGCCCCCCAACGGCCTCCAACTCCTCAACCTCCAGCCCGAACACTTCGAGGCGCTCCAGCAACTCCAGATCGACTGCTACCCCACACTCGACCCACGCGAACTCATGCGCATCGAACACTTCGAAGCACAGCTCACACGCTTCCCCCAGGGACAGTTCGTCGCCATCCTCCCCGACCAGCCCGGACTACGGAACGCACCCCTCACAACCCAGGGACGCCTCGTCGGACAGGCCTCAGGCTTCTTCATCGACTTCGACTTCAACAACCCCGGGCACACCTTCCTCCAGATCGTCGACAACAACCGCTTCGGCAACCACGACCCCCAAGGCAGCTACTACTACGACGCCGACGTCTCCACACACCCCGACGCTCGCGGCCGGGGCATCGGCACCGCCCTCTACAACGCCCGCAAAACACTCGTCCGACAACACCACAAAAAAGGCATCGTCGGCGGCGGACTCATCCCCGGCTACGCCCGACACAAACACACCCTCTCGCCCCACGACTACGTCCGGAGCGTCATCGACGGCCAACGCACCGACCCCACCCTCAGCTTCCACCTGCGCAACGGATTCAGAGTCCGTGGCCTCCTCCGCGACTACCTCATCGACGACGCCAGCGACAACTGGGCCACCCTCATCGAATGGACCAACGACCCGAAGACCTAA
- a CDS encoding DinB family protein, producing MTDATSTGLVKTALGEQIAAAIAMLRDTIDACPHNLWTTTVGERAFWENAFHITFYIDLYLTLPGQPFPETPDWAWPNAAGLGRHMEPPFEPLKPEELGPTLEQPKVLAYLDAMPAKLKTSIAAETADSLAGESGFFWLPFSRLSAYLYNLRHIQHHTGQLSATLRRNNISLDWRATG from the coding sequence GTGACCGACGCCACCTCAACCGGACTCGTCAAGACCGCACTCGGCGAACAGATCGCCGCCGCCATCGCCATGCTCCGTGACACCATCGACGCCTGCCCCCACAACCTCTGGACCACAACCGTAGGCGAACGCGCCTTCTGGGAAAACGCCTTCCACATCACCTTTTACATCGACCTCTACCTCACCCTGCCCGGACAACCCTTCCCCGAAACCCCCGACTGGGCATGGCCCAACGCCGCCGGCCTCGGCCGACACATGGAACCACCCTTCGAACCCCTCAAACCCGAAGAACTCGGGCCCACCCTCGAACAACCCAAGGTCCTCGCCTACCTCGACGCCATGCCCGCCAAACTCAAAACCTCCATCGCCGCCGAAACCGCCGACAGCCTCGCAGGCGAGTCAGGCTTCTTCTGGCTCCCCTTCTCAAGACTCTCCGCCTACCTCTACAACCTCCGACACATCCAGCACCACACCGGTCAACTCTCCGCAACCCTCCGACGCAACAACATCAGCCTAGACTGGCGCGCCACCGGATGA
- a CDS encoding PP2C family protein-serine/threonine phosphatase, translating into MGESLISGRADRTDTLLAFVDRSLLQHVQDSLTAALDMSVQFVDGSGRTLTEPTDALRRAASDTLLGQLLTGETDEEDGVFRAPVQVEGQKLAILELLREDPAGNPVDPRRLAVGIELIHLIADSLTRLCEQEVASRHRVEELAVLYRVSSILSAQRDLRKVLDQAAHAVGEVMNARAVSIRLLDEEHGTLETRASYRLSADYLEKGALDVESSPIFTTAMAGEPVYVSDMGRDPRVLYPEEARAEGIVSMLCVGMAYQGRAIGTVQVFAGTKRRFTEFESDLVVALAQLLAAAIENARLDEERREKDKLVNQLNLAASVQRRMLPKGKPSDRRLDVAARYIPSLELAGDFYDFIRLERHLGVVIGDVVGKGVAASLLMASVRASLRAFAQDLYDIDEIMSRVNRALTRDTLDSEFATLFYGVIDPDTLRMTYCNAGHEPPILRRRAKLYQLNAGGLVVGVDRDAAYEKGLWDLETDDVLVLTTDGVTEATSFDGEQFGRERLNAAVLAAEGNADQIMNHLLWEVRRFTGIRRASDDTTIVVIRVTDG; encoded by the coding sequence ATGGGTGAATCGCTGATCAGCGGACGCGCTGACCGCACCGATACCCTGCTCGCGTTCGTTGATCGCTCACTCCTCCAACACGTCCAGGACAGCCTCACCGCCGCGCTCGACATGTCCGTCCAGTTCGTCGACGGCAGCGGACGAACCCTCACCGAACCCACCGACGCCCTCCGCCGCGCCGCCTCCGATACCCTCCTCGGCCAACTCCTCACAGGCGAAACCGACGAAGAAGACGGCGTCTTCCGCGCACCCGTCCAGGTCGAAGGACAAAAACTCGCCATCCTCGAACTCCTCCGCGAAGACCCCGCCGGCAACCCCGTCGACCCGCGACGACTCGCCGTCGGCATCGAGCTCATCCACCTCATCGCCGACAGCCTCACGAGACTCTGCGAACAGGAAGTCGCCTCACGACACCGCGTCGAGGAACTCGCCGTCCTCTACCGCGTCAGCTCCATCCTCTCCGCACAACGCGACCTCCGGAAAGTCCTCGACCAGGCCGCCCACGCCGTCGGCGAAGTCATGAACGCCCGCGCCGTCAGCATCCGACTCCTCGACGAGGAACACGGAACCCTCGAAACACGCGCCAGCTACCGGCTCTCCGCCGACTACCTCGAAAAAGGCGCACTCGACGTCGAGTCCAGCCCCATCTTCACCACCGCCATGGCAGGCGAACCCGTCTACGTCTCCGACATGGGCCGCGACCCACGCGTCCTCTACCCCGAAGAAGCAAGAGCCGAGGGAATCGTCTCCATGCTCTGCGTCGGCATGGCCTACCAGGGACGAGCCATCGGAACCGTCCAGGTCTTCGCCGGCACCAAACGACGATTCACCGAGTTCGAAAGCGACCTCGTCGTCGCACTCGCTCAACTCCTCGCCGCCGCCATCGAGAACGCCCGACTCGACGAGGAACGACGCGAAAAAGACAAACTCGTCAACCAGCTCAACCTCGCCGCAAGCGTCCAGCGACGCATGCTCCCCAAAGGCAAGCCCAGCGACCGACGACTCGACGTCGCTGCCCGATACATCCCCAGCCTCGAACTCGCGGGCGACTTCTACGACTTCATCCGACTCGAACGACACCTCGGCGTCGTCATCGGCGACGTCGTCGGCAAGGGCGTCGCCGCCAGCCTCCTCATGGCCAGCGTCCGCGCCTCGCTCCGCGCCTTCGCACAGGACCTCTACGACATCGACGAAATTATGTCACGCGTCAACCGCGCCCTCACACGAGACACCCTCGACAGCGAGTTCGCCACGCTCTTCTACGGCGTCATCGACCCCGACACCCTCCGAATGACCTACTGCAACGCCGGACACGAACCACCCATCCTCCGACGACGAGCAAAGCTCTACCAACTCAACGCAGGCGGACTCGTCGTCGGCGTCGACCGCGACGCCGCCTACGAAAAAGGACTCTGGGACCTCGAAACCGACGACGTCCTCGTCCTCACCACCGACGGCGTCACCGAGGCCACCTCCTTCGACGGCGAACAGTTCGGACGCGAACGACTCAACGCCGCCGTCCTCGCCGCCGAGGGCAACGCCGACCAGATCATGAACCACCTGCTCTGGGAAGTGCGACGCTTCACCGGCATCCGCCGTGCCAGCGACGACACCACCATCGTCGTGATCCGCGTTACCGACGGCTGA
- a CDS encoding DoxX family membrane protein, which translates to MSVPVLADVLLLGGRVFAGVTMAIAGYDKLPVPVWMVDQVTTIGFPAPGFFAWCACYSEFVGGILLAMGLLTRPAAVLLAFTMGVAAFGFHGVLPWTGMHITQVYFWLILPFVVLGGGRFSVDQVVAGSLRLSSPGRSATVAAGGILAVVAMGLGLYLSLMPVEAAEAEGVPVVTRASVAGDFNDWDLEANPAERSGDVWVALITFDGPRVIRFKFVANGDWDLSLGDGDLDRVELPLEAVGAVNDENIIAVIREAGTYRFRFDPEARTYGVERVDP; encoded by the coding sequence GTGAGTGTTCCGGTTTTGGCGGACGTGCTGTTGCTGGGGGGCCGGGTGTTCGCAGGGGTCACGATGGCGATCGCGGGATATGACAAGCTGCCTGTGCCTGTCTGGATGGTGGATCAGGTGACGACGATCGGCTTCCCGGCTCCCGGGTTTTTCGCGTGGTGCGCGTGCTACAGCGAATTTGTAGGCGGAATCCTGCTGGCGATGGGGTTGCTGACGCGTCCGGCGGCGGTGTTGCTGGCGTTCACGATGGGGGTGGCGGCCTTTGGGTTTCATGGCGTGCTGCCTTGGACGGGGATGCACATTACGCAGGTGTACTTCTGGCTGATTCTGCCTTTTGTGGTGCTGGGCGGGGGTCGTTTCTCGGTGGATCAGGTAGTTGCGGGCAGCCTGAGGCTGTCGTCCCCCGGCCGGAGTGCGACGGTCGCTGCGGGGGGCATTCTCGCGGTGGTCGCGATGGGTCTGGGGCTGTATCTGAGTTTGATGCCTGTTGAGGCGGCGGAGGCTGAGGGTGTTCCGGTGGTGACGCGAGCCTCGGTGGCGGGGGATTTCAACGACTGGGATCTGGAGGCGAATCCTGCGGAGCGGTCGGGTGATGTGTGGGTGGCGTTGATCACGTTTGATGGGCCGCGGGTGATCCGGTTCAAGTTTGTGGCGAACGGAGACTGGGATTTGTCGCTTGGCGACGGGGATCTTGATCGGGTTGAGCTTCCGCTGGAGGCGGTTGGCGCGGTGAATGATGAGAACATCATCGCGGTGATCCGTGAGGCGGGGACGTATCGGTTCAGGTTTGATCCTGAGGCGAGGACGTATGGGGTAGAGCGGGTGGATCCTTAG
- a CDS encoding YebC/PmpR family DNA-binding transcriptional regulator, with protein MAGHSKWANIKHRKGRQDARRSKIWSKCSRAIIVAARNGGPDPDANLALRYAIDEAKSENMPKDTIANAIKKGSGNADGENYEAVVYEGYGPNGVAVMLDCLTDNKNRTVPELRKIFEKHGGNLGASGCVAYNFQNKGEIEISSEATSEERLMELALEAGAEDVAEEDGVFRVVTEPSDFIPVRDAIEGAGIAVASAQLSMIPDNTVTCTGRDAEKVLNLVEALEDNDDVQKVYANFDIPEDELASLG; from the coding sequence ATGGCCGGCCATAGTAAATGGGCCAACATCAAGCATCGGAAGGGTCGCCAGGACGCCCGTCGTTCAAAGATCTGGAGCAAGTGTTCGCGTGCGATCATTGTTGCTGCGCGGAACGGCGGCCCGGATCCGGACGCGAATCTGGCGTTGCGTTATGCGATTGACGAGGCGAAGTCGGAGAACATGCCCAAGGACACGATCGCGAACGCGATCAAAAAGGGTTCGGGGAACGCCGACGGCGAGAACTACGAGGCGGTGGTTTACGAGGGTTACGGGCCGAACGGTGTAGCGGTGATGCTGGACTGCCTGACGGATAATAAGAACCGGACGGTGCCTGAGCTTCGGAAGATCTTCGAGAAGCACGGCGGGAATCTGGGTGCGTCGGGTTGTGTGGCGTACAACTTTCAGAACAAGGGTGAGATCGAGATTTCGTCGGAGGCGACCAGCGAGGAGCGGCTCATGGAGCTGGCGCTGGAGGCGGGTGCCGAGGACGTCGCGGAGGAGGACGGGGTGTTTCGTGTTGTGACGGAGCCTTCGGACTTCATCCCGGTGCGTGACGCGATCGAGGGAGCGGGGATCGCGGTGGCGTCGGCGCAGCTTTCGATGATTCCGGACAACACGGTGACGTGCACGGGTCGTGACGCGGAGAAGGTGCTGAATCTGGTTGAGGCGTTGGAGGACAACGACGACGTGCAAAAGGTTTACGCGAACTTCGACATCCCCGAAGATGAGTTGGCTTCTCTGGGCTGA